The Psychrobacillus sp. FSL K6-4046 DNA window ACTGAGCCTAGCATATCACTAATAACATGCAAGTAAGCTCCTCGCATATTTAGGTTGTCTTCTGTGTCACTACCTCTCATCATGAACCATGCTACAAAAATATTAACCGCTAAACCAATAGAACTAATGATTAACATCCCAGTTGTAGCAACCTCTGGTGGATTAGCGAATCGCATAAATGCTTCATAAAAGATAAAGAATGCAATCCCCATAAGCGTTAGGCCATTGAGCACAGCTGCTAAAATTTCAAAGCGCTTATATCCATATGTTTTGTTACTATTTGCAGCTTTTTCTCCAAGGCTAAACGCCAATAATGCAATGGCCAAAGATACAGCATCGCTTAGCATATGTCCTGCATCTGAAAGAAGCGCCAAGCTGTTGGTCAAATAGCCGCCGATTGCCTCTACAATCATATAGGTAAAAATGATAAAAAAAGAAACGAGCAATACTATTTTATTGGCACTGTGTGTGTGATTATGATGATCCGACATAATAACTCCCTGCCCTCCATTAAAGTAAAACTAAAACTTATATATGATTATATATTCATATATACATAATATACTCTCTTTATTATTTTGTAAACGGGATGGATTCACTAAAGGCATATTAAATTATGAATGAAAAAAAGCCCACACTAGTGAAGTATCGGCTTCTGGTTTAGCTCTTATAATATTTAACTATTTATGGAACAGGGCATTTAAGTTGTTATCCCCTTATTTTTGTTGGTAACAAGTAAGATAATTGCTACACCAATCGCTAAAATTCCTATTAAAAGAGAACTGTAAAAAAATATGGTTAGACCTATCGTCGGGGAACCTGATACTAAATTACATAGAACCAAGAATACAATTCCGACAGAAGTTAGAAAATAAGAAAATAGCTTTGTTTTACCTCTAAATAATATGTAGCCGATCAGTATAATTAAATACGTTCCACTTAATAGCATGGTTAAAGGATAGGCAGGTGAGAATTTAGCTGCATATATAAAATAATCTATTGTTAAAATATCATTTGCTTGGTTTACAGACCCATTGATCCACTTTGAAAAAACCGCTGTATGCTTCCACTCCCATATAGCCGTTGTCAATGTACTTCCCTCATACCAAGAAGCAATTGTAGAAAATATTAACAACATCAAACCAATGACCACTTGAATAAACAGTTTCAAATACTTCACCTCCAATTATACCCATTATACAATTTCCCACGATATTTACTCAATTTTATAACCAATCTATAAAATGGAATTCTACTCTAAAAATACAAAAGGGTCATTCAGCTATCGAATTAGCTGAATAACCCTCTTATATTTCATTGCTTTTAATACGTCTAATTAACTCCTCGATCCAATGCGAGGTATGATCGTTCTTATCTGAAAAATATTCTCCAAGATAATTGACTAAATGCTCTTTCTTCTCTGTTAACTGCACTTGGTTTTCTAAGTTTTTTATGTTATCCCATCGTTCCTTGAGAAGCGTTATTTTCTTTTCAAGTATCTCAATTACTTTTTCGCGATCAACATATTCTATATTTGCTAGAGCGATGACCATCCCGCTAATTGTATCTGTATTCTCAAATAATTGATAAATTTTTTGTGGTAAAGCAGCTTTACCTTTCTTAGTTATCGCAAATACTTGTTTATCGGGTCGGTGCTCTTCCTTAATAATTTCTACCGGTTCAATCAGTCCTTGTTTTACCAAAGATTCAAAATGATAATATAGCTTACTTTCTGTCACTCCCCCTAATTGATCTAAGGGAATTGGCTCTGAAAGCTCTTTTTTTAACTTATATGGATAGTTATTATCCTGCATTAATTTGCCCAATATATATATTTGAATTGCCATTATAGTACCGCTCCTTTGGCAGAATTATATTCATTGTAGCAAAATCATGCAGTAATTTCAGTATTATTCACAACTTCCTTTGTTTCGCTTATTGAAGTTTTTTCTATTGGAACTGGTTTATGGACAAAGGCTACAAGCAGCATATTTATTAACATTGCTCCTAAACCGACCGCAATCATGCCCCATACATAAGGTGTTGGGCTAATACCTCCATACATATTAGCAAAGTATGCTTGTACAGAGTAATACATTGGGGAAATATAGCTT harbors:
- a CDS encoding cation diffusion facilitator family transporter — protein: MSDHHNHTHSANKIVLLVSFFIIFTYMIVEAIGGYLTNSLALLSDAGHMLSDAVSLAIALLAFSLGEKAANSNKTYGYKRFEILAAVLNGLTLMGIAFFIFYEAFMRFANPPEVATTGMLIISSIGLAVNIFVAWFMMRGSDTEDNLNMRGAYLHVISDMLGSVGAIIAALLIMFFGWGWADPLASVIVAALVLRSGYFVTKASLHVLMEGTPQNVDINNIVQTIEQNPEIQSVHDLHIWSITSGLNALSCHVVVKKEMTIGEGEKLLQKVEHDLAHQSIQHVTIQLETESHKHDSSILCTTKAEDTGAHHHHHH
- a CDS encoding YjdJ family protein, whose translation is MKLFIQVVIGLMLLIFSTIASWYEGSTLTTAIWEWKHTAVFSKWINGSVNQANDILTIDYFIYAAKFSPAYPLTMLLSGTYLIILIGYILFRGKTKLFSYFLTSVGIVFLVLCNLVSGSPTIGLTIFFYSSLLIGILAIGVAIILLVTNKNKGITT
- a CDS encoding PadR family transcriptional regulator, with translation MAIQIYILGKLMQDNNYPYKLKKELSEPIPLDQLGGVTESKLYYHFESLVKQGLIEPVEIIKEEHRPDKQVFAITKKGKAALPQKIYQLFENTDTISGMVIALANIEYVDREKVIEILEKKITLLKERWDNIKNLENQVQLTEKKEHLVNYLGEYFSDKNDHTSHWIEELIRRIKSNEI